In the Chryseobacterium sp. MYb264 genome, one interval contains:
- a CDS encoding AHH domain-containing protein translates to MKHIDDELSQGKKVGDKLEVDGIQARLIGQEDIEIVSPLGKDIGGSGFSGSRKVRDMAAQSIDKNKKIFKRIEKIDADDMLSAAEKSKKINSQLSSPSASALAKLKSAIKKEIKDRNKKGLLPEEAFPSRYEAHHIVPKEMEIQFGKVFDELGINLDEAFNGTMLPPVREFDEVVENAKNTLKDSEIPIDFWKRAKHQTHPDYNLQVKNRLNEIFEGFNTMSKQEKAFTKQEFFNFIEEQKAILHTLTGNGNLKILR, encoded by the coding sequence GTGAAACATATAGATGACGAATTATCACAAGGTAAAAAAGTAGGAGATAAACTTGAAGTAGATGGAATACAGGCAAGACTCATTGGTCAAGAAGATATTGAAATTGTATCACCTTTAGGAAAAGACATAGGAGGTTCTGGATTTAGCGGAAGCCGAAAAGTTAGAGATATGGCAGCTCAATCTATTGATAAAAATAAAAAGATATTTAAAAGAATAGAAAAGATAGATGCAGACGATATGTTATCAGCCGCTGAAAAAAGTAAAAAAATAAATAGTCAATTGAGTTCACCATCAGCAAGTGCTTTAGCTAAATTGAAATCTGCTATTAAAAAAGAAATAAAGGATAGAAATAAAAAGGGATTACTTCCAGAAGAAGCTTTCCCTTCTCGTTATGAAGCTCATCATATTGTACCTAAAGAGATGGAAATACAGTTTGGTAAAGTGTTTGACGAATTGGGAATTAATTTAGATGAAGCTTTTAATGGAACAATGCTTCCGCCTGTAAGAGAGTTTGATGAAGTAGTAGAAAATGCAAAAAACACTTTAAAAGATTCTGAAATACCGATTGATTTCTGGAAGAGAGCTAAGCATCAAACACATCCTGACTATAACTTACAAGTAAAAAACAGATTGAATGAAATTTTTGAAGGATTTAATACAATGAGTAAGCAGGAAAAAGCATTTACTAAGCAAGAGTTTTTTAATTTTATCGAAGAACAAAAAGCAATATTACATACTTTAACAGGGAACGGCAATTTAAAAATATTAAGATAA
- a CDS encoding Imm43 family immunity protein gives MSNFFLERDYSEGDIMITFEYHQSLELLQEGKESKLKTIPYIGMNDSDYITSGMNVFSQKFKDFIESMNIKNVNFIPITISQENHQRKDFYLLKFTQNEDCIDYEKSDIVIIQGLIRKINKLKIKDDFNNFFFQIKGLKLRIAVNEKMKQEIESKNFHGIKFVEIE, from the coding sequence ATGAGCAATTTTTTTTTAGAAAGAGATTACAGCGAAGGAGATATAATGATAACATTTGAATACCATCAATCTTTGGAATTATTACAAGAAGGTAAAGAATCAAAGCTAAAAACAATTCCTTATATTGGAATGAATGATAGTGACTATATCACTTCTGGAATGAATGTTTTCTCTCAAAAATTTAAAGACTTCATAGAGTCAATGAATATCAAAAATGTAAATTTTATACCTATTACTATTTCACAAGAAAATCACCAGAGAAAAGATTTTTATCTTTTAAAGTTTACCCAAAATGAAGATTGTATTGATTACGAAAAATCTGATATTGTTATAATTCAAGGTTTGATAAGAAAAATAAACAAATTAAAAATTAAGGATGACTTTAATAACTTTTTTTTTCAAATAAAAGGCTTGAAATTAAGAATCGCAGTAAATGAAAAAATGAAACAAGAGATAGAAAGTAAAAATTTCCACGGAATAAAATTTGTGGAAATTGAGTGA